The following proteins are encoded in a genomic region of Necator americanus strain Aroian chromosome II, whole genome shotgun sequence:
- a CDS encoding hypothetical protein (NECATOR_CHRII.G6285.T1): MSTLTLHSLHNQWLFSVHFDIYAFDSPAQTEKMKMHRILEGGIQPNQRCWGSGRSSRVKSMKAVTLNSRSIS; the protein is encoded by the exons ATGTCGACATTAACGCTCCATTCCCTTCACAACCAG TGGCTATTCTCAGTTCACTTTGATATCTATGCATTTGATTCGCCTGCACAA acagaaaaaatgaaaatgcaccGCATCCTTGAAGGAGGCATACAACCGAATCAACGATGTTGGGGTAGTGGTAGAAGTAGCAGAGTCAAGAGTATGAAAGCagtcacgctcaattcccgcAGCATTTCCTGA
- a CDS encoding hypothetical protein (NECATOR_CHRII.G6286.T1): MWPNTSFDYLRRLRSTSSYEEEEFEAFYMDLEKFYQEDHAFYKVIVGDFNAKVGPRRTPEELHIGTHGLQWNDQGERLAEFIMTTKTIHGNSQFQKPSSLRWTWESPGGGYRNEIDHIIVNKRFCLTDVGVVPKFYTGSDHRLLRGRFSFTRRAEKAAKFRERNPRTTINWDLFATLAGFWEDSAMDNIDEEYDRLVEHLHDCAKKAESFKTTRRRLSLETLELIRQLGAARAAGNQELTSELARLCREAIKEDLKERRAEVLAEAAEAGKSIRYARRDSASRKTRMTALRNPKGTAIASRRGMEKIIYDFYSDLFDSHVHLPPHHLREDGQVIPEVLPSEIRHAIMSVRNRTAPGPDRIRPEHLKSLPPVLINTLARLFTRYLSECKVPKQWKTSKTVLLYKKGDPHDIGNYRPICLLSVIYKLFTRVILNRIEKVLDEGQPCEQAGFRKGFSTIDHIHTVSKLIEVSREYKMPLCLTFIDLKKAFDSVETEAVVEALDNQGVPTQYIKVLRELYSNFTTGISPFYKNIIIDVKRGVRQGDTISPKIFTATLENAMRKLEWDDMGVKVDGRQLHLLRFADDIVLVTPSISQAERMLTEFDETCGCIGLQLNLQKTMFMRNGWVSDAPFTLNGTNISECTSYVYLGRELNMMNDLTPELGRRRRAAWGAYKSIEDVVKKTRNTRLRAHLFNTTVLPALTYASETWAFRKQEENAVSVIERAIERVMLGVSRFTQVRDGIRSSLLRQRSKIRDAAAFAKESKIRWAGHVMRFDDNRWTRAVSDWVPRDIKRTTGRPPTRWSDFFTKSLKEKYDALRVPRERRNHWATLARDRDKWKNYWRPLDQFEDQRESR; this comes from the coding sequence atgtggcccaataccagctttgactatcttcgtcgtttacgctcaacatcaagctacgaagaagaagaattcgaagctttctatatggacctggagaagttctaccaagaagatcatgccttctacaaggtcatagttggcgatttcaacgctaaggttggcccaagaagaacgccggaggaacttcacatcgggacccacggcctacaatggaatgaccagggagagaggctcgccgagttcatcatgacgactaagaccatccatgggaactcgcaatttcagaagccctcttctttacgctggacgtgggagtcacccggtggagggtaccgtaatgaaatagaccacatcatcgtcaataaaaggttctgcctgacggacgtcggtgttgtaccaaagttctatacgggatcggaccatcgcctcctccgaggaagattttccttcacaaggagagcagagaaagccgccaagttcagagagagaaatcccaggactaccatcaactgggatctcttcgctacgctggccggcttttgggaagattctgcaatggacaacatcgacgaggaatatgaccggcttgtcgaacaccttcacgactgcgcgaagaaggctgagagttttaaaaccaccaggaggcgcctgtctcttgaaactcttgagctgatacgccagcttggagcagcacgagccgcagggaaccaagaactcacgtccgagctcgcaaggctttgccgagaggcgataaaggaagaccttaaagagagaagagcagaagtgctggctgaagctgcagaggcggggaaaagcatccgctatgcccgtcgagactccgccagtcgcaagacgaggatgactgctctccggaacccaaagggaacagccattgcatcgagaagggggatggagaaaatcatctacgacttctactctgatctcttcgacagccatgtccacttgcctcctcaccatctgagggaagatggacaagtcattccagaggttctcccgtccgaaatacgacatgctatcatgtcggtaaggaatcgtacggcacccggtcccgacagaataagaccggaacacctgaagagccttccgccagtactcatcaacaccctggcgaggctctttacacgttatctgtcggaatgcaaggttcctaaacagtggaagaccagtaagaccgtgttgttgtataaaaagggagatccacatgacatcggcaactatcgcccaatctgcctactgtccgtcatctacaagctctttacaagagtaatccttaataggattgaaaaagtcttggatgaaggacagccatgcgagcaagcagggtttcgaaaaggattcagcacgattgaccacattcacactgtttcgaaactcatcgaggtatcacgagagtacaagatgccgctctgtctcaccttcatcgacttaaagaaggcttttgactcggttgagacggaagcggtcgtggaagccttggacaaccaaggcgtccctactcagtatattaaggtacttcgagagttgtacagtaacttcacgaccggaatttcgccattctacaagaacatcatcattgacgtgaagaggggggtccgacagggtgatacaatttcacccaaaatattcacagccaccctcgagaacgcaatgcgaaagttggaatgggacgacatgggagtgaaggttgatggtcggcagctacaccttttgcgctttgctgatgacatcgtactggtaacacctagcatcagccaagcggaacgaatgctgaccgaattcgacgaaacatgtggatgcatcggtcttcagctgaatctacaaaagacgatgttcatgcggaacggatgggtctcggatgccccattcacgctcaacggaacgaacatatccgaatgcaccagctacgtttatctgggtcgggaactgaacatgatgaacgacctgacccccgagctgggcaggaggagacgagcggcttggggagcgtacaagagcatcgaggatgtagtaaagaagaccaggaacacccggctccgtgctcacctcttcaacaccaccgtacttcctgctttgacctatgcttcggaaacctgggcatttcgcaagcaggaagaaaacgcagtgagcgtcattgaacgcgcaattgagagagtgatgctaggagtatcccgtttcacgcaagtgagggacgggattcgaagttccctcctacgtcagcgatcgaagattagagacgccgccgcgtttgccaaggaaagtaaaataaggtgggccggacacgtgatgcgctttgatgacaaccgttggaccagagccgtgagcgactgggttccccgcgatattaagcgcactacaggaagaccgccgacccgatggtcagatttcttcacgaagtccttgaaagaaaaatatgatgctcttcgtgtcccacgcgaaaggaggaaccactgggctactctggcacgcgatcgggacaaatggaagaattactggcgtccgctcgaccagttcgaagatcaacgggagtcaaggtga
- a CDS encoding hypothetical protein (NECATOR_CHRII.G6287.T1), which yields MAICTYNARTLASEAAIEDLMMQAKKIKYDVIGLTETRRRHPLNAVYESGEELFLGTCDSRGVGGVGVLVNTSMAKNIDSFE from the coding sequence atggcgatctgtacttataacgcacgtacgcttgcatcggaagcggccatcgaagatctgatgatgcaagccaagaagatcaagtacgacgtcatcggactgaccgagacgagacgacgtcaccctctcaacgccgtatatgaaagtggagaagaactgttcttaggaacatgcgacagtagaggtgttggtggagttggcgtcctcgtcaacacgagtatggcaaagaacatcgactcttttgaataa